A genomic stretch from Methanomassiliicoccales archaeon includes:
- a CDS encoding FAD-binding protein produces MDKEIIDRLINIVGKDNASINPVDLVCYSVDCYAIKHGTMPDIVVRPGNISEVQEIMRIADLYAIPVVPRAGGSCLTGGCVPTRGGIVVDLQRMNRILEVKKDDLSVTVEPGVVFAQLNAYLKKYNLFFPPDPASGEICTIGGMVAANASGMRAVKYGVTADYVTGLKVVLPDGRLLKTGGSARKTASGYDLIHLFNRSEGTLGIIVEITLKLRPLPNFIMSAVAEFDEPEDAGRTVARTIASGVIPAAIEILDSIALQVMREEAHLPLPDVGAMLFLEFHGEDRAEVQKTFNRFKKIAMEEKCRELKIATDPDEMEKLWAARKRLFATLTRLKPSPIATDIVVPLSQIPTAIKKIREISEKYDIKITTYGHAGDGNVHSLLLADLRVPGESERAHKAHDEINRMAIALGGTITGEHGIGLEKKSLIVEEHGEVGLDIMRRIKKAIDPKGIMNPDKIFEV; encoded by the coding sequence TTGGATAAAGAAATCATTGATCGATTAATCAATATCGTCGGGAAAGATAACGCTTCAATCAACCCTGTGGATTTAGTCTGCTATTCTGTAGATTGTTATGCAATCAAACATGGCACAATGCCTGACATCGTCGTTCGGCCAGGCAATATTTCGGAAGTCCAAGAGATAATGAGAATTGCCGATTTATATGCCATCCCAGTGGTTCCTCGCGCTGGTGGTTCGTGCCTTACAGGCGGATGCGTGCCAACGAGGGGCGGCATTGTTGTTGACTTGCAAAGAATGAACAGAATCCTTGAGGTGAAAAAAGATGATTTGTCGGTTACTGTTGAACCTGGTGTCGTCTTCGCCCAACTCAACGCTTATTTGAAGAAATACAATCTCTTTTTCCCTCCAGACCCGGCGAGTGGTGAAATCTGCACGATCGGAGGAATGGTTGCAGCAAATGCTTCTGGTATGAGGGCAGTTAAATATGGGGTCACAGCTGATTATGTGACAGGTTTAAAAGTCGTGCTTCCAGATGGCAGACTGTTGAAAACTGGTGGTTCAGCGAGAAAGACTGCTTCTGGATACGACCTTATTCATCTTTTTAACAGGTCGGAGGGGACGCTGGGAATCATCGTCGAGATCACTTTAAAACTCAGGCCGCTGCCGAATTTTATCATGAGCGCCGTGGCGGAATTCGACGAACCAGAAGATGCTGGGAGAACTGTAGCCAGGACGATCGCGTCTGGCGTTATTCCCGCGGCTATCGAGATTCTTGATTCAATCGCCCTTCAAGTCATGCGCGAAGAAGCCCATCTTCCTCTGCCTGATGTCGGGGCTATGCTCTTCTTAGAGTTTCACGGTGAGGATAGAGCCGAAGTGCAGAAGACTTTTAACCGATTCAAGAAAATCGCGATGGAAGAAAAATGTAGGGAACTCAAAATTGCAACCGATCCAGACGAAATGGAGAAGTTATGGGCGGCGAGAAAAAGATTATTTGCGACGCTGACTCGATTGAAACCATCCCCCATTGCAACGGATATCGTTGTTCCTCTTTCTCAGATCCCAACGGCTATTAAGAAGATTCGTGAAATTTCGGAGAAATACGACATCAAGATTACAACCTATGGGCATGCTGGTGATGGCAATGTTCACTCGCTTCTCCTCGCGGATCTGAGAGTTCCCGGTGAATCTGAGAGAGCGCACAAAGCTCATGACGAAATCAACAGAATGGCAATCGCCCTCGGCGGGACGATCACGGGCGAACATGGGATAGGACTCGAAAAGAAATCGCTAATCGTTGAAGAGCACGGAGAAGTCGGATTGGATATTATGAGACGCATCAAAAAAGCCATCGATCCAAAAGGTATCATGAATCCTGACAAGATCTTCGAGGTGTGA
- a CDS encoding glycerol dehydrogenase yields MLKTRVKVMAAPNRYIIGPGAVKELGKRKMLLGTKAFVLGGTRSIESVEKEMKEDFQEHGIEMVHMEKGVRYCTAREIKRLADMARAKEADFIVGVGGGSIMDLAKAVASKEYGVGKPIALINTIPSTDAPCSALSVQYDEKHVVEKVLFYYKSPDIVIVPTDKTVQAPAKWLVAGMGDALATRFEAEACAESRSGNALIDGGLPPFTATRLAQLCYETLINYGYHAKLANERQAITEAYENVAQANTLLSGLGFESGGLAAAHAIHDGLTAAPGRMKAPKPEHGDLVAIGTIAQLIMENRPKALIEEVINFCLTVGLPVTLEEIGATFDDLPHCMEITCNPNHPYAHNEPFPMTPDRCIDALKATDALGRAYRDKFMRR; encoded by the coding sequence ATGTTGAAAACCCGAGTAAAAGTGATGGCCGCTCCGAACCGATACATCATCGGACCCGGAGCAGTAAAGGAACTAGGAAAACGCAAGATGTTGCTAGGGACGAAGGCATTTGTCCTCGGTGGGACGCGCTCGATAGAGAGCGTGGAGAAAGAGATGAAAGAAGACTTCCAGGAGCACGGCATAGAAATGGTGCACATGGAGAAGGGCGTCCGCTATTGCACAGCCCGGGAGATCAAGAGACTCGCGGATATGGCAAGAGCGAAGGAAGCTGATTTCATCGTGGGTGTCGGTGGCGGTTCGATCATGGACCTTGCCAAGGCAGTCGCGAGCAAGGAATATGGAGTTGGCAAGCCCATTGCATTGATCAACACGATCCCATCGACAGATGCCCCATGCAGCGCTCTCTCGGTTCAGTATGACGAAAAGCACGTCGTCGAGAAAGTCCTCTTCTACTACAAGAGCCCAGACATCGTTATCGTCCCAACCGACAAAACTGTCCAGGCGCCCGCGAAGTGGCTGGTTGCCGGTATGGGAGATGCGCTGGCGACGAGATTCGAGGCCGAGGCATGTGCTGAATCAAGATCTGGGAACGCCCTCATCGATGGTGGATTGCCGCCATTCACTGCAACGAGACTGGCCCAACTGTGCTATGAGACCCTGATCAACTATGGGTATCATGCAAAGCTGGCCAATGAAAGACAGGCAATCACAGAGGCCTATGAGAATGTTGCACAAGCTAACACACTGCTAAGCGGTCTCGGATTCGAGAGCGGTGGTCTCGCTGCTGCCCATGCCATCCATGATGGTCTCACTGCAGCACCTGGCAGAATGAAGGCTCCGAAACCCGAACATGGTGACCTGGTCGCGATCGGTACGATTGCACAGCTTATCATGGAGAACAGGCCGAAAGCGCTCATCGAGGAAGTCATAAACTTCTGCCTCACGGTGGGCCTGCCTGTGACGCTTGAGGAGATCGGTGCAACATTTGACGACCTGCCGCACTGCATGGAAATTACGTGCAACCCGAATCACCCGTATGCTCACAACGAGCCGTTCCCAATGACGCCTGACAGATGCATCGATGCACTCAAGGCGACTGACGCGCTCGGTAGGGCATATCGCGACAAGTTCATGCGAAGGTAA
- a CDS encoding (Fe-S)-binding protein has translation MSEISSLEKYRDALEYCIRCGFCKANCPSFGQIGWDSATARGRMTFIKAVLNGDIKIEEEMAKRLFTCTTCGDCEQRCPPGVKTVEIIEAAREEFAKRGLSPEKHKKLVERMRAEHNPYGEKNVAKNKFRRLPENADILYFIGCTAAFRSPDTVIATMDILDAAGVKYRVLGEDEWCCGSVLRRTGFIDEAERLKEHNIQAFKGNGIKTIVTSCAGCYRTLKKEYHMEGIEVLHITEFVDRLIQEGKLQVKKSREKITYHDPCHLGKHMGIYDAPRRVLKRLATLVEMEHCRENSMCCGAGGGVKAAYGEIAIGIGAKRMAEAKASGAQKVVTPCPFCKTNLSDSSDCIPVVDFAEYVASKIKKKTR, from the coding sequence ATGTCGGAGATATCATCGCTGGAGAAATACAGAGATGCGCTAGAATACTGCATCAGGTGCGGATTTTGCAAGGCGAATTGCCCTTCCTTTGGACAGATTGGTTGGGATTCCGCAACGGCAAGAGGAAGAATGACATTCATAAAAGCGGTTCTGAACGGAGATATCAAGATCGAGGAGGAAATGGCAAAGCGTCTTTTCACCTGTACCACCTGCGGCGACTGCGAACAGCGATGTCCTCCAGGCGTGAAGACGGTAGAAATTATCGAGGCTGCCAGAGAAGAATTCGCGAAACGCGGTCTATCACCTGAGAAACACAAGAAGCTCGTGGAAAGGATGCGCGCTGAACACAATCCATACGGAGAGAAAAACGTGGCAAAGAACAAATTCAGACGTTTGCCTGAGAACGCGGATATCCTCTATTTCATTGGATGCACAGCGGCGTTTAGGAGTCCCGACACGGTTATCGCGACAATGGACATTCTTGATGCTGCCGGTGTTAAGTACAGAGTGCTTGGCGAGGATGAATGGTGTTGTGGATCTGTTTTAAGGAGGACAGGTTTTATTGATGAGGCCGAGCGATTAAAGGAACATAACATACAAGCTTTCAAAGGGAACGGCATAAAAACAATCGTAACCTCATGCGCCGGTTGTTACAGAACGCTCAAAAAAGAATATCATATGGAGGGAATTGAGGTCCTGCATATTACTGAGTTCGTTGACCGATTGATCCAGGAAGGTAAATTACAAGTGAAAAAGAGTCGCGAAAAAATCACATATCATGACCCATGTCATCTCGGAAAACACATGGGCATATATGACGCGCCAAGAAGAGTACTGAAAAGATTGGCGACTCTTGTCGAAATGGAACATTGCCGTGAGAATTCGATGTGCTGCGGGGCCGGTGGTGGGGTCAAAGCTGCTTATGGGGAGATAGCAATTGGCATTGGTGCAAAGCGTATGGCCGAGGCGAAAGCGAGCGGTGCACAGAAAGTTGTCACGCCATGTCCCTTTTGCAAAACGAATCTCAGTGATTCATCGGATTGTATACCTGTTGTAGACTTTGCGGAATATGTTGCTTCGAAGATCAAAAAGAAAACACGCTGA